A genome region from Euphorbia lathyris chromosome 4, ddEupLath1.1, whole genome shotgun sequence includes the following:
- the LOC136225477 gene encoding BAG family molecular chaperone regulator 5, mitochondrial: MTPSCKYRFVSSTTTVTYTYLNDQTTPEKTDKVLTPMEPCIRVADHISAATKIQSAYKAHIIRTLYRKISFVNSEADQLQRAIQQQETVDAIRNDEREKLRINEALMRLLLRLDSVPGVDPTVREARRKVSRRIVGLQEIVDGICGGGESDWCGEFVGDWDEVVAEMEKKVCLERGGEEMERYCAEYLGFRCLQRFLSEP, encoded by the coding sequence ATGACACCTTCTTGCAAGTACAGATTCGTTTCCTCAACCACAACAGTCACCTACACATACCTTAATGATCAAACCACTCCTGAAAAAACCGATAAAGTGTTGACCCCGATGGAACCTTGTATCCGCGTTGCTGACCATATCTCTGCTGCCACTAAGATCCAGTCGGCCTACAAGGCTCACATAATCCGAACCCTCTACCGAAAGATCTCATTTGTAAATTCGGAAGCTGATCAACTGCAGCGCGCAATTCAGCAGCAGGAGACAGTAGATGCCATCAGGAATGACGAACGGGAGAAGCTAAGAATCAATGAGGCCTTGATGAGATTGCTTTTGAGGTTGGACTCTGTGCCTGGGGTTGATCCAACAGTAAGGGAAGCAAGGAGGAAAGTCAGCCGTAGGATTGTAGGATTGCAGGAGATTGTGGACGGAATATGTGGAGGCGGTGAGAGTGATTGGTGTGGCGAGTTTGTTGGGGATTGGGATGAAGTAGTAGCAGAGATGGAGAAGAAGGTTTGCTTGGAGAGAGGTGGTGAGGAAATGGAGAGGTATTGTGCTGAATATCTTGGTTTTAGATGCTTGCAAAGGTTTCTGAGTGAGCCATAA